The window CGTGAAAAAGTCCTGGTGCTTTATGACATCACGGAGGAACAGCCTGAAGGAGTATCTTTTTAATTTTTCAAAGTAGGGATTCAGATATTTTTTCTGAGGCAGGAGCAGGTCTTCCGCAGGCTCTTTCTTATAGATCCTGAAACCCCGGAGCTTCAGCATGGCTTCAAGCGAAGGCGTAAGCCGGGCCACGGTTTTGCGGAGGCGCCTGATCTCCGCCTTCAGGGATTTGATGTTATCAGTTGTTGCCACTGATTCTATTTTAACGCAGAAACCTGTCTGTCACTGCGGGGAGCGATTAAGCTACAGGAGTTTTTTTATCTTTTCCCAGTCGACGCTGTTTTTGACACAATCAAATAAGTCGAGATAAATGCCCTGTGTCTTTATGTCCCGGCTGTCTATTTTTACACCGTTGTTTGTGATCTTCTCGGAGTGGATGCCGCGTTCTATTTCATAATCACATGCAACGCCAATGACCCCTTTGAGTTTTTTTCTCCGGACCAGTCTTTTCGTGAAACCGACGCTTGGAGAAATGTAGAATTGATATCCTTTCTGCACCGCAAGATCATAAATCTCCCCGCATCCGCACAGTTTGCATTTGCTGCACAGGACGCCGTCAAATTTTGAGAATTTCGCAGGGCATTTATCGTGGATCAGGCAGTGG is drawn from Nitrospirota bacterium and contains these coding sequences:
- a CDS encoding DUF116 domain-containing protein; translated protein: MLKKLGFVSKLLLYKAQGLLGLKRCDIMPVINAYYREDFLKLDKKDIAVILPHCLIHDKCPAKFSKFDGVLCSKCKLCGCGEIYDLAVQKGYQFYISPSVGFTKRLVRRKKLKGVIGVACDYEIERGIHSEKITNNGVKIDSRDIKTQGIYLDLFDCVKNSVDWEKIKKLL